One region of Tamandua tetradactyla isolate mTamTet1 chromosome 6, mTamTet1.pri, whole genome shotgun sequence genomic DNA includes:
- the LOC143686652 gene encoding uncharacterized protein LOC143686652 → MFAYTSSPGPLLVPSPVANHLLLLFQSQGAKVSPLQSGKAGAWEKFMECMVAAVAEGDQAYVSLLVLNYQGLFSIQQVLDRVSNRYGNSCNLRDGDGGGQERLKNTFSCLLLTWLQEFPDDFCEPPDFSRLKELLSFAQVALPGSALERQAQVLLSWLEPSVPSETQTQGLFPSMAAEILSAADLKHLQCWWQHLQWPPADVELLWPPALLAPTPTSLTPAPEREATPMPPALPPSEAASSPDQEPKLETSPASPAELTVALIPPQLPPSGPKPVASLDLAPAASTPEAPTEQQEADQVPPAMPSVELQSAPAVTPPENHSCSSRGHREQGLREGKVPVLAFPPRLLAVQLTQIDVECQVLQNFVSLHEILSAFWSNSIQQLMQTWKEASRWAGPLHSSHWGTRDLSKGRAFSPQWP, encoded by the exons ATGTTTGCATACACCTCCAGCCCTGGCCCTCTCCTGGTTCCCAGTCCAGTGGCTAACCACCTGCTTCTGCTATTCCAGTCTCAGGGTGCAAAAGTGTCACCACTGCAGAGTGGCAAGGCGGGAGCCTGGGAAAAGTTCATGGAGTGCATGGTGGCAGCTGTTGCAGAGGGCGACCAGGCCTACGTATCCCTCCTCGTGTTAAATTACCAGGGCCTCTTTTCCATCCAGCAGGTCCTGGACCGGGTGTCCAACAG GTATGGAAATAGCTGCAATTTGCGAGACGGGGATGGAGGAGGCCAGGAGCGCCTGAAAAA CAccttctcctgcctcctgctgACCTGGCTCCAGGAGTTTCCTGATGATTTCTGTGAGCCCCCCGACTTCTCCAGGCTCAAGGAGCTGCTGTCTTTCGCGCAGGTTGCGCTGCCTGGGTCTGCCCTGGAGAGGCAGGCTCAGGTCCTCCTCTCTTGGCTGGAGCCCTCAGTGCCCAGTGAGACCCAGACACAGG GGCTATTTCCATCGATGGCAGCAGAAATCCTGTCAGCTGCAGACCTGAAGCACCTGCAATGCTGGTGGCAGCACCTGCAATGGCCACCTGCTGATGTGGAGCTACTGTGGCCTCCAGCGCTCCTTGCGCCTACTCCGACAAGCCTCACTCCAGCTCCAGAGAGGGAGGCAACTCCGATGCCACCTGCCTTGCCACCTTCGGAGGCTGCATCATCCCCAGATCAGGAGCCAAAGCTGGAGACATCACCTGCTTCACCAGCAGAGCTTACGGTGGCTCTGATACCACCTCAGCTGCCACCCTCAGGCCCAAAGCCTGTGGCTTCTCTGGATCTGGCACCTGCTGCCTCAACACCTGAGGCACCCACTGAGCAGCAGGAAGCAGACCAGGTGCCACCTGCAATGCCATCTGTTGAGCTGCAGTCAGCGCCAGCTGTCACTCCACCAGAAAATCATTCTTGCTCCTCACGTGGCCACCGAGagcaggggctgagggaggggaaGGTCCCCGTCTTGGCGTTCCCTCCCAGGCTGCTAGCAGTGCAGCTCACCCAGATCGATGTG gAGTGCCAAGTGCTCCAGAACTTTGTATCCCTGCATGAAATCCTGTCTGCTTTCTGGAGCAACTCCATCCAGCAACTGATGCAGACATGGAAGGAAGCTTCCAGGTGGGCTGGCCCTCTCCACAGCAGCCACTGGGGAACCAGGGATCTTTCCAAAGGCAGGGCATTTTCCCCCCAGTGGCCTTAG